A single genomic interval of Celeribacter indicus harbors:
- a CDS encoding response regulator, producing MTMTDSFESLLAAPTPDRPLLGLTVLLVEDSRFASEAMRLLCLRSGARIRRADSLAAARKHLRVYRPNVVIVDLGLPDGSGAELIGELDAARPRVDVLLGMSGDSGAESLAREAGADGFIGKPISSLGTFQAAVLGALPPEARPRGLRAGAEDRVSPDPIALQDDFVHVADLLTTETGEGMLDYIAQFLSGVARTAGDGEMEDAARRLAGLRQAGLPYGPEIARIAGLVHGRIEPRKVV from the coding sequence ATGACCATGACCGACAGTTTCGAAAGCCTTCTCGCCGCGCCGACGCCCGACCGCCCGCTCCTGGGCCTGACCGTCCTCCTGGTGGAGGACAGCCGCTTCGCCTCGGAGGCGATGCGCCTTCTGTGTCTGCGTTCAGGCGCGCGCATCCGCCGGGCCGACAGTCTCGCGGCGGCGCGAAAGCACCTGCGCGTCTATCGCCCGAACGTGGTGATCGTGGATCTCGGCCTTCCCGACGGGTCGGGCGCGGAGCTGATCGGGGAGCTGGACGCCGCGCGGCCGCGGGTCGACGTGCTGCTCGGCATGTCCGGCGACAGCGGCGCGGAGAGCCTGGCGCGGGAGGCCGGCGCCGACGGTTTCATCGGGAAGCCGATTTCCTCGCTCGGGACATTCCAGGCGGCCGTGTTGGGCGCCCTTCCGCCCGAGGCCCGGCCCCGCGGGCTGCGGGCGGGGGCCGAGGACCGCGTCTCCCCCGACCCGATCGCGCTCCAGGACGATTTCGTGCATGTCGCGGACCTGCTCACGACGGAGACCGGCGAGGGGATGCTCGACTATATCGCGCAGTTCCTCTCGGGCGTCGCCCGCACCGCCGGAGACGGGGAGATGGAGGATGCCGCCCGCCGCCTCGCAGGGCTGCGGCAGGCGGGCCTGCCCTACGGGCCGGAGATCGCCCGGATCGCGGGGCTGGTCCATGGCCGGATCGAGCCGCGAAAGGTCGTCTGA
- a CDS encoding hemerythrin domain-containing protein — translation MPSIYDAIKADHDSHRELLATIAGTEGDSEARRKAWHEFFYDVKSHAAAEEEEFYSRLMSETWGQDAARHSVEEHAGMDDLMEELDGMDMSSPAWLRKFKQLRHDYEHHMDEEEDEVFARAKDVVGEEENDAYGRKFLDRKEKERTLVDRKREDHLED, via the coding sequence ATGCCAAGCATCTACGACGCCATCAAGGCCGACCATGACAGCCATCGCGAGCTGCTTGCCACCATCGCCGGGACAGAGGGCGACAGCGAGGCCCGCCGCAAGGCGTGGCACGAGTTCTTCTACGACGTCAAAAGCCATGCCGCCGCGGAGGAGGAGGAATTCTATTCCCGGCTCATGTCGGAAACATGGGGGCAGGACGCCGCCCGCCATTCGGTCGAGGAACATGCCGGGATGGACGATCTCATGGAGGAGCTCGACGGGATGGACATGTCCTCTCCCGCCTGGCTGAGGAAGTTCAAACAACTCAGGCACGACTACGAGCACCATATGGACGAGGAGGAAGACGAAGTCTTCGCCCGCGCGAAGGACGTGGTGGGCGAGGAGGAGAACGACGCCTACGGCCGGAAATTCCTCGACCGCAAGGAGAAGGAGAGGACGCTCGTCGACAGGAAGCGGGAGGATCACCTGGAGGACTGA
- the mce gene encoding methylmalonyl-CoA epimerase has product MIGRLNHVAIAVPDLEAASAQYANTLGAKVNPPQDEPDHGVTVVFIELPNTKIELLHPLGDNSPISGYLEKNPAGGIHHICYEVEDILAARDRLKAEGARVLGDGEPKTGAHGKPVLFLHPKDFNGCLIELEQV; this is encoded by the coding sequence ATGATCGGACGCCTGAACCATGTCGCCATTGCCGTGCCGGATCTGGAGGCGGCCTCGGCGCAATACGCCAACACCCTCGGCGCAAAGGTGAACCCGCCGCAGGACGAGCCCGACCACGGGGTGACCGTCGTCTTCATCGAACTGCCGAACACCAAGATCGAACTGCTTCACCCGCTGGGTGACAATTCCCCGATCAGCGGCTATCTTGAAAAGAACCCCGCCGGCGGCATCCACCACATCTGCTACGAGGTGGAGGACATCCTCGCCGCGCGCGACCGTCTGAAGGCCGAGGGCGCGCGCGTGCTGGGCGACGGCGAGCCGAAGACCGGCGCGCATGGCAAGCCGGTGCTGTTCCTGCACCCGAAGGATTTCAACGGCTGCCTGATCGAACTCGAACAGGTCTGA
- a CDS encoding EI24 domain-containing protein, with protein MVSDFAKALAQMGDRRFQAVLAKGIGLTLALLVAVYLAFVWIIGAFVPDTFTLPLIGEVAWVDNALSIGSFFFMILLSVFLMVPVASAFTGLFLEEVAEAVEDRYYPGLPEVPRQTLWDITMDSLGFLGVIVAANLVALVLYLLLNVAAPVIFWALNGFLLGREYFQLVAMRRLGREGAKAARARHMPKIWLAGALMAVPLSIPVVNLLIPVLGAATFTHLFMRLEGGRAAP; from the coding sequence ATGGTCTCCGATTTCGCGAAGGCGCTCGCGCAGATGGGCGACAGGCGGTTCCAGGCGGTGCTCGCCAAGGGGATCGGCCTGACGCTCGCCCTCCTCGTCGCGGTCTACCTCGCCTTCGTCTGGATCATCGGCGCCTTCGTGCCCGACACCTTCACCCTGCCGCTGATCGGCGAGGTCGCCTGGGTCGACAACGCGCTCTCGATCGGATCGTTCTTCTTCATGATCCTGCTGTCGGTCTTCCTCATGGTGCCGGTCGCCTCCGCCTTTACCGGCCTCTTCCTCGAGGAGGTGGCCGAAGCCGTCGAGGACCGGTACTACCCCGGCCTTCCCGAGGTGCCGCGCCAGACGCTCTGGGACATCACGATGGACAGCCTCGGGTTCCTCGGCGTGATCGTCGCGGCCAATCTCGTGGCGCTGGTGCTCTATCTCCTCCTCAACGTCGCAGCCCCGGTGATCTTCTGGGCGCTCAACGGCTTCCTGCTCGGGCGGGAATATTTCCAGCTCGTCGCGATGCGGCGCCTCGGGCGGGAGGGCGCGAAGGCGGCGCGGGCCCGGCACATGCCGAAGATCTGGCTCGCCGGGGCGCTGATGGCGGTGCCGCTCTCCATCCCGGTCGTGAACCTGCTGATCCCGGTGCTCGGGGCGGCCACCTTCACGCATCTGTTCATGCGGCTCGAGGGCGGCAGAGCCGCGCCGTGA
- a CDS encoding DUF1467 family protein, with protein MAITSAFVLYAVTWFLTMFIALPIGLKTQGDMGQKVEGTHDGAPANYNPKRKALWVTVVATVIWAGLVTFVLTTDLTWRDLDWTAKLPPVSGS; from the coding sequence ATGGCCATCACCTCCGCTTTCGTCCTCTATGCCGTGACATGGTTCCTGACCATGTTCATCGCCCTTCCGATCGGGCTGAAGACCCAGGGCGACATGGGACAGAAGGTCGAGGGCACCCATGACGGCGCCCCGGCCAACTACAACCCGAAGCGAAAGGCGCTCTGGGTGACGGTGGTCGCGACGGTGATCTGGGCCGGGCTCGTGACCTTCGTGCTGACGACCGATCTCACCTGGCGCGATCTCGACTGGACGGCGAAACTCCCGCCCGTCTCCGGCTCCTGA
- a CDS encoding MBL fold metallo-hydrolase, protein MTDSPYVSRRHLLTGAAALPLASALPFGAGAVSPMLGAALPPYRRFLLGSFEVTTLLSGTRTVPNPHEIFGLNVSDEEFAEVSEANFIPADAAQFFFTPTLVNTGNELILFDTGNDPAGITAALDAAGYSEARVDRVVITHMHGDHIGGLYSEVPTFANAAYTTGSAEMNHWDSTGDENFEAKIRPLREEFDLVEDGGEVVPGITAMAAFGHTPGHMAFHIESEGERLLLGADFANHYVWSLAHPDWEVAYDADKAQAAETRRRLLDMLAADRVPFIGYHMPFPALGYVAARDDGYTYVPASYQMMIER, encoded by the coding sequence ATGACCGACAGCCCCTATGTTTCGCGCCGCCATCTCCTGACCGGCGCCGCCGCCCTGCCGCTGGCCTCCGCCCTGCCCTTCGGAGCGGGCGCGGTCTCGCCCATGCTGGGCGCCGCCCTGCCGCCCTACCGGCGCTTCCTGCTCGGCAGTTTCGAGGTCACGACGCTGCTCTCGGGCACGCGCACCGTGCCGAACCCGCATGAAATCTTCGGGCTCAATGTCTCCGACGAGGAATTCGCCGAGGTCTCCGAGGCGAATTTCATCCCCGCCGACGCGGCGCAGTTCTTCTTCACGCCGACGCTCGTGAACACCGGCAACGAGCTGATCCTGTTTGACACCGGCAACGATCCGGCGGGCATCACCGCGGCCCTCGACGCGGCGGGCTATTCCGAGGCGCGGGTGGACCGCGTGGTGATCACCCACATGCACGGCGACCATATCGGCGGGCTCTACAGCGAGGTGCCGACCTTCGCCAATGCCGCCTACACCACCGGCTCGGCCGAGATGAACCATTGGGACTCCACGGGCGACGAGAATTTCGAGGCAAAGATCCGGCCGCTGCGGGAGGAGTTCGACCTCGTGGAGGACGGGGGCGAGGTGGTGCCGGGCATCACCGCCATGGCGGCCTTCGGACATACGCCGGGACATATGGCCTTCCATATCGAGAGCGAGGGCGAGCGGCTCCTGCTCGGCGCGGATTTCGCCAATCACTACGTCTGGTCGCTCGCCCATCCAGACTGGGAGGTGGCCTATGACGCGGACAAGGCGCAGGCCGCGGAGACGCGCCGCCGCCTTCTCGACATGCTCGCGGCCGACCGCGTGCCCTTCATCGGCTACCACATGCCCTTCCCGGCGCTCGGATATGTCGCCGCGAGGGACGACGGCTATACCTATGTTCCCGCCTCCTACCAGATGATGATCGAACGTTGA
- a CDS encoding DUF167 domain-containing protein produces MDKAELRTRLEAAVEDGHLAVRVTPKASRNAVTVEDGQVRVYVTTVPEAGRATRDVVKLLAKALGVAKIRLTLVRGETARDKLFRLDRDA; encoded by the coding sequence ATGGACAAGGCAGAACTGAGAACGCGGCTGGAGGCCGCCGTGGAGGACGGGCACCTTGCGGTCCGGGTGACGCCGAAGGCGTCGCGCAACGCGGTCACCGTCGAGGACGGTCAGGTGCGGGTCTATGTGACCACCGTGCCCGAGGCCGGGCGCGCGACGCGGGACGTGGTGAAACTTCTGGCCAAGGCGCTGGGCGTGGCGAAGATCAGGCTCACCCTAGTCCGGGGCGAAACCGCGCGCGACAAGCTGTTCCGCCTCGACCGGGATGCTTGA
- a CDS encoding glycosyltransferase 87 family protein encodes MSDLSDSPRPASDRTGLALRIGLGAAFVHVFATMFWNGWPADLSAVYFAAKSVATGNPGAIYAAPPDFFSPGTPAPWVALAEGTGHGDKVILPYLYPPLWAHLLAPLTEVVPPMAFFNTVLILHLAMLAAMPWIGWQIARPAGLALRHWLPIGFLLLLTSAPSLGAIIQNQPQIAVTFLVLLAALAARRDRPVSAGLLLALAAALKLQPALFGLVFLLTRNWRAAGAMACAGGALLSLSLLLGGLDAHRDMLARLAEIDAMVVYTKVNYALESLLYQISQVLQGTPLPDGRAMAYPILDAPSWVQTVPKLLFAAGLLSLVLRARRFTGPRLWLALALLGALFGPLSWGHYFVLPTMLLPALFEDGARRTDRLWLAAFAILFSFPLYSALIPFNEPLMVSQIPPLLMLLGLTLHVLLPARAGSRAASPR; translated from the coding sequence ATGAGCGATCTGTCAGACAGCCCCCGCCCCGCTTCGGACCGGACCGGTCTGGCGCTCCGGATCGGACTGGGCGCGGCCTTTGTCCATGTCTTCGCCACGATGTTCTGGAACGGCTGGCCCGCGGATCTTTCCGCGGTGTATTTTGCCGCGAAATCCGTTGCGACGGGCAATCCCGGCGCGATCTATGCGGCGCCGCCGGATTTCTTTTCTCCCGGCACACCCGCGCCCTGGGTCGCTCTTGCCGAGGGCACCGGCCATGGCGACAAGGTGATCCTGCCTTATCTCTACCCGCCGCTCTGGGCGCATCTTCTGGCGCCTCTGACCGAGGTCGTCCCTCCGATGGCGTTCTTCAACACCGTCCTGATCCTCCATCTCGCGATGCTGGCCGCGATGCCCTGGATCGGCTGGCAGATCGCGCGGCCGGCGGGACTGGCGCTGCGCCACTGGCTGCCCATCGGATTTCTCCTGTTGCTCACCTCCGCACCAAGCCTCGGCGCGATCATCCAGAACCAGCCGCAGATCGCCGTCACCTTCCTCGTGCTTCTGGCGGCGCTCGCCGCCCGGCGCGACCGGCCCGTCTCCGCGGGGCTCCTGCTCGCCCTCGCCGCCGCGCTCAAGCTTCAACCCGCGCTCTTCGGCCTTGTCTTCCTGCTCACACGCAACTGGCGCGCGGCCGGGGCGATGGCGTGCGCGGGTGGCGCGCTTCTGTCGCTGTCCCTCCTGCTCGGCGGCCTCGACGCACATCGCGACATGCTCGCCCGCCTGGCAGAGATCGACGCGATGGTCGTCTACACAAAGGTGAATTACGCGCTCGAAAGCCTGCTTTACCAGATCTCCCAGGTTCTTCAGGGCACGCCGCTCCCCGACGGGCGCGCCATGGCCTATCCGATCCTCGATGCGCCTTCCTGGGTGCAGACCGTGCCCAAGCTCCTGTTCGCGGCCGGTCTGCTCAGCCTCGTCCTCCGGGCCCGCCGGTTCACCGGGCCCCGGCTCTGGCTCGCCCTCGCCCTGCTCGGCGCGCTCTTCGGGCCGCTGTCCTGGGGACATTATTTCGTGCTCCCGACGATGCTCCTCCCTGCCCTTTTCGAAGACGGCGCGCGCCGCACGGACCGGCTCTGGCTCGCAGCTTTCGCGATCCTGTTTTCCTTTCCGCTCTACAGCGCGCTCATTCCCTTCAACGAACCCCTCATGGTGAGCCAGATCCCTCCGCTACTGATGCTGCTCGGACTGACGCTTCATGTGCTGCTTCCGGCGCGCGCCGGATCCCGCGCCGCTTCGCCCAGATGA
- the aspS gene encoding aspartate--tRNA ligase, whose protein sequence is MHVYRSHTCAELNASNVGETVRLSGWVHRIRDHGGILFVDLRDHYGVTQVLCDPDSPVFSEMEKVRSEWCIRIDGVVKARDADLVNPKLPTGEIEVFVRDLEVLGAAKELPLMVFGDQEYPEETRLRYRYLDLRREVMQRNMILRSNVVADLRKRMWAKGFNEFQTPIITASSPEGARDFLVPSRLHPGKFYALPQAPQQFKQLLMVSGFDKYFQIAPCFRDEDPRADRSPTDFYQLDMEMSFVTQQDIFDVMEPVIADMFDTFGEGRRSNRDWPQISYRDAALWYGTDKPDLRNPIRMQDVSEHFRGSGFAIFAKLLEQEGNEVRAIPAPKGGSRKFCDRMNKFAQQEGLPGMGYIFWREAGDGMEAAGPLAKNIGPERTEAIRQQLGLGVGDAAFFLGGRPKTFERVAGKARTVIWEETPKDPADENWREQFMFAWIVDFPIYEQDEETGRIDFEHNPFSMPQGGMEALAGDPLEVLGNQYDLACNGYELVSGAIRNHRPEIMFKAFEIAGYDEAEVRKRFGGLVNAFQYGAPPHGGCALGIDRAVMILAGEENIREVMLFPMNQRAEDLMMGAPSEPSNEQLRELSLRILPQEG, encoded by the coding sequence ATGCATGTCTATCGCAGCCACACCTGCGCCGAACTGAACGCCTCCAACGTGGGCGAGACCGTCCGCCTGTCGGGCTGGGTGCACCGTATCCGTGACCATGGCGGCATTCTCTTTGTCGACCTGCGCGACCATTACGGGGTGACGCAGGTGCTCTGCGATCCGGACAGCCCCGTCTTCTCCGAGATGGAAAAGGTGCGTTCGGAATGGTGCATCCGCATCGACGGCGTGGTGAAGGCGCGGGATGCGGATCTGGTGAACCCGAAGCTGCCGACCGGCGAGATCGAGGTCTTCGTGCGGGATCTCGAGGTGCTGGGCGCGGCGAAGGAACTGCCGCTCATGGTCTTCGGCGATCAGGAATATCCCGAGGAGACGCGCCTGAGATACCGCTATCTCGACCTGCGCCGCGAGGTGATGCAGCGCAACATGATCCTGCGCTCGAACGTGGTCGCCGACCTGCGCAAGCGGATGTGGGCGAAGGGGTTCAACGAATTCCAGACGCCGATCATCACCGCCTCCTCCCCCGAGGGCGCGCGCGACTTCCTCGTGCCCTCGCGCCTGCATCCGGGCAAGTTCTACGCCCTGCCGCAGGCCCCGCAGCAGTTCAAGCAGCTCCTGATGGTCTCGGGCTTCGACAAGTATTTCCAGATCGCGCCGTGCTTCCGCGACGAGGATCCGCGCGCCGACCGCTCGCCCACGGATTTCTACCAGCTCGACATGGAGATGTCCTTCGTCACCCAGCAGGACATCTTCGACGTGATGGAGCCGGTGATCGCGGACATGTTCGATACCTTCGGGGAAGGGCGCAGGTCGAACCGCGACTGGCCGCAGATCTCCTACCGCGATGCGGCGCTCTGGTACGGCACCGACAAGCCCGACCTGCGCAACCCGATCCGGATGCAGGACGTCTCCGAACATTTCCGCGGCTCGGGTTTCGCGATCTTCGCCAAGCTCCTCGAACAGGAGGGCAACGAGGTCCGCGCCATTCCCGCGCCGAAAGGCGGCTCGCGCAAGTTCTGCGACCGGATGAACAAGTTCGCCCAGCAGGAGGGCCTGCCGGGGATGGGCTATATCTTCTGGCGGGAGGCCGGGGACGGCATGGAAGCCGCCGGTCCCCTCGCCAAGAACATCGGCCCCGAACGTACCGAGGCGATCCGCCAGCAGCTTGGGCTCGGCGTGGGCGACGCGGCCTTCTTCCTCGGCGGGCGTCCGAAGACTTTCGAACGTGTCGCCGGCAAGGCGCGCACGGTGATCTGGGAGGAGACGCCGAAAGATCCCGCCGACGAAAACTGGCGCGAGCAGTTCATGTTCGCCTGGATCGTGGATTTCCCGATCTACGAGCAGGACGAGGAAACCGGCCGGATCGACTTCGAACACAACCCCTTCTCCATGCCGCAGGGCGGGATGGAGGCGCTTGCGGGCGATCCGCTCGAGGTGCTGGGCAACCAGTACGACCTCGCCTGCAACGGCTATGAGCTGGTGTCCGGCGCGATCCGCAACCACCGCCCGGAGATCATGTTCAAGGCCTTCGAGATCGCGGGATACGACGAGGCCGAAGTGCGCAAGCGGTTCGGCGGTCTCGTCAACGCCTTCCAGTACGGCGCCCCGCCGCACGGCGGCTGTGCCCTCGGCATCGACCGCGCGGTGATGATCCTCGCCGGTGAGGAGAACATCCGCGAGGTGATGCTCTTCCCGATGAACCAGCGGGCCGAGGATCTGATGATGGGCGCGCCGTCCGAGCCCAGCAACGAACAGCTGCGCGAGCTGAGCCTGCGCATCCTCCCGCAGGAGGGCTGA
- a CDS encoding Hsp70 family protein: MGLTIGIDFGTSNSAVGLAVGGRPWLVELEDGARTLPSAVFFDTRGRMRLGAAANRALIDGEEGRYMRALKSVLGTPLLREERAVGGRRQSLLDVIAGFLAELKARTEAQTRQPVTGVVSGRPVHFHSRDAGMDAQAERDLHEAYTRAGFETIRFLPEPEAAALAAEDLAPGETGLVVDIGGGTSDFTLFRKAAGRAEILGSHGIRLGGTHFDRSLSLAHAMPLFGAGTEVNRSLAEGRLPVPAALFNDLASWQKIPFLYTRDTLALARDLERHAVEREKLSRLVEVIEAELGHDVAFAVEAAKIAANGGAAAAIDLSLVERGLAAPLAPADLARDLAGFRAELTEAVGDTLARADLRPEAIGAVVYVGGSSLMRVVSDAVEAVLPEARAIRGEAFTAVVDGLALASADA, translated from the coding sequence ATGGGACTGACCATCGGCATAGATTTCGGCACGTCGAATTCCGCCGTCGGGCTGGCGGTCGGGGGCCGGCCCTGGCTCGTGGAGCTCGAGGACGGGGCGCGCACGCTGCCCTCGGCGGTGTTCTTCGACACCCGCGGCCGGATGCGGCTCGGCGCGGCGGCGAACCGGGCGCTGATCGACGGGGAGGAGGGGCGCTACATGCGGGCGCTCAAATCCGTGCTCGGCACTCCGCTCCTGCGCGAGGAACGCGCGGTCGGCGGCAGGCGCCAGAGCCTCCTCGACGTGATCGCGGGCTTCCTCGCGGAGCTGAAGGCCCGCACCGAGGCGCAGACGCGCCAGCCGGTGACGGGCGTGGTCTCCGGCCGTCCGGTGCATTTCCATTCGCGCGACGCGGGGATGGACGCGCAGGCGGAGCGTGACCTGCATGAGGCCTACACGCGCGCGGGGTTCGAGACGATCCGTTTCCTTCCCGAACCCGAGGCCGCGGCCCTCGCCGCCGAGGACCTCGCACCGGGAGAGACCGGCCTCGTCGTCGACATCGGCGGCGGCACCTCGGATTTCACGCTGTTCCGCAAGGCGGCGGGGCGGGCCGAGATCCTGGGCTCCCACGGGATCCGGCTCGGCGGGACGCATTTCGACCGCAGCCTGAGCCTCGCGCATGCGATGCCGCTGTTCGGCGCGGGGACGGAGGTCAACCGCAGCCTGGCGGAGGGGCGGCTTCCGGTGCCCGCGGCGCTGTTCAACGATCTTGCGAGCTGGCAGAAGATCCCGTTCCTCTACACCCGCGACACGCTGGCGCTGGCGCGCGATCTCGAACGGCATGCGGTCGAGCGGGAGAAGCTGTCGCGGCTCGTGGAGGTGATCGAGGCGGAGCTCGGCCATGACGTTGCCTTCGCCGTGGAGGCGGCGAAGATCGCGGCCAACGGCGGGGCGGCGGCGGCGATCGACCTGTCGCTCGTGGAACGCGGCCTCGCCGCGCCGCTCGCCCCCGCCGATCTCGCCCGCGACCTCGCGGGCTTCCGCGCCGAGCTGACGGAGGCGGTCGGGGACACGCTCGCGCGGGCGGACCTGCGTCCCGAAGCGATTGGCGCGGTGGTCTATGTCGGCGGCTCGAGCCTGATGCGCGTCGTCTCCGACGCGGTGGAGGCGGTCCTGCCCGAGGCGCGCGCGATCCGGGGCGAGGCGTTCACCGCCGTGGTCGACGGGCTCGCGCTGGCAAGCGCCGACGCCTAG
- a CDS encoding nitroreductase family protein, with amino-acid sequence MPEKNQAALDFLLTRRSRPAKTLTTPVPERAEIELLLTAAARTPDHGKLEPWRFIVFGKAALARLADRVVPLGEARGIAEEKIEKLRRQYADADLAIAVVYAPKDSDKVPEIEQRYSAGAVCLSLLNAALAAGWGANWLSGWASHDAEFCAAELGLAPHESVVGFVHIGTERLAPPERPRPDIAAITSWVDA; translated from the coding sequence ATGCCTGAAAAGAACCAAGCCGCCCTCGATTTCCTGCTCACCCGCCGGTCCCGGCCCGCGAAGACGCTCACCACCCCCGTGCCGGAGCGCGCGGAGATCGAGCTCCTGCTGACCGCCGCCGCGCGCACGCCCGATCACGGCAAGCTCGAGCCCTGGCGCTTCATCGTCTTCGGGAAGGCCGCCCTGGCACGGCTTGCCGACCGCGTCGTCCCGCTCGGCGAGGCGCGCGGGATCGCCGAAGAGAAGATCGAGAAGCTGCGTCGCCAATATGCCGATGCCGACCTCGCCATCGCGGTGGTCTACGCGCCGAAGGACAGCGACAAGGTGCCCGAGATCGAACAGCGCTATTCCGCGGGGGCGGTGTGCCTGTCGCTGCTGAACGCGGCGCTGGCCGCGGGCTGGGGGGCGAACTGGCTCTCGGGCTGGGCCTCGCACGATGCGGAATTCTGCGCCGCGGAGCTCGGCCTCGCGCCGCATGAGAGCGTCGTCGGCTTCGTCCATATCGGCACGGAGAGGCTCGCCCCGCCGGAACGCCCGCGCCCGGACATCGCCGCGATCACGAGCTGGGTGGACGCCTGA
- a CDS encoding 1-phosphofructokinase family hexose kinase: MAEILTITLNPTVDLSTSTPEVSAGPKLRCTTPLADPGGGGINVSRAIRFLGGHSTAFTAVGGETGALLLRLLAKEGVRFTAFSVTGDTRQSIAVTSEATGEQYRFVMPGPSWSDEMVDTSLTAIRQAAPEGGIVVLSGSQPPGVPLDYPARLSRLLEAAGVQLFLDTSGKPLHELARHPANPFVLRMDDVEAEDLAGRPLPTRADTADFASGLVAGGVARNVIVARGADGSTLATAEGRWHACRPIRPEEVVSAVGAGDSFVGAFCIALSRGDSLHDALCYGTAAASAAVLTAGTQLCTAEDVARLLPGCEVVPL; the protein is encoded by the coding sequence ATGGCTGAGATCCTGACGATCACGCTCAACCCGACGGTGGACCTGTCCACCTCCACGCCCGAAGTCTCCGCCGGTCCGAAACTTCGCTGCACGACACCGCTCGCGGATCCGGGCGGCGGCGGGATCAACGTCTCCCGCGCGATCCGTTTCCTCGGCGGGCACAGCACCGCCTTCACCGCCGTCGGCGGGGAGACCGGCGCGCTGCTGCTCAGGCTGCTGGCGAAGGAAGGGGTCCGCTTCACCGCCTTTTCCGTCACCGGCGACACGCGGCAAAGCATCGCCGTGACCAGCGAGGCGACCGGGGAGCAATACCGCTTCGTCATGCCCGGCCCCTCCTGGAGCGACGAGATGGTCGACACCTCCCTCACCGCGATCCGGCAGGCCGCGCCGGAGGGCGGGATCGTCGTGCTGTCGGGCTCGCAGCCGCCCGGCGTGCCGCTCGACTACCCCGCGCGCCTGTCGCGCCTTCTGGAGGCGGCGGGCGTCCAGCTTTTCCTCGACACCTCGGGCAAGCCGCTGCACGAGCTGGCGCGGCATCCCGCCAATCCCTTCGTGCTGCGCATGGACGATGTGGAGGCCGAGGATCTGGCCGGCCGGCCGCTTCCGACGCGCGCCGACACGGCCGATTTCGCCTCCGGCCTCGTCGCCGGGGGGGTGGCGCGGAATGTCATCGTCGCCCGCGGTGCGGACGGTTCGACCCTCGCGACCGCGGAGGGGCGCTGGCACGCCTGCCGCCCGATCCGGCCGGAGGAGGTCGTCTCCGCCGTGGGGGCGGGCGACAGTTTCGTCGGCGCCTTCTGCATCGCCCTTTCGCGCGGCGACAGCCTGCACGACGCGCTCTGCTACGGCACCGCCGCCGCCTCCGCCGCCGTTCTGACGGCCGGAACGCAGCTCTGCACCGCCGAGGATGTCGCGCGCCTGCTGCCCGGATGCGAGGTGGTCCCGCTCTAG